The sequence below is a genomic window from Acidobacteriota bacterium.
GCCGTGCTGGCGGCCGGCGCGAGCGACTGGGTGTTCGAGCGGCACTCGCGGCCGAGCTACGGACCGTCCGTCCCATTCCCTCTGAACGTGCTGGTCGACAGCCTCGAGACCGGCGGCCCGCCGCCGGTCTCGATCCAGGACGCGCGGACGGCGTTCAACGTGTGCCTCGCAGCATATCGGTCGGCGCAGGAGCAGCGGCCGGTGCGCATCGGATAGGCGCGTTCGAGGGCCTGGCTGCAGCGGGCGGCGTTCAAGGCGACGACGCCGGCGCAGCCGAGCCCGCGGATCCCGCGCCGATTGGCGTGGATCCGCAAACCGTCGCCCGCCGCGGGTTGTTCAGATCGACCTGGGCGCGGGCGACGGCGCTCGCCGGCGGCGCGGCCAACGTGAAGCTCGTCGCAGACGACTGGCCGTCGTCGTTGACGGCCACCGCGAGGCGTGCGGCGAATGGCGCGGCCAGGAGCGCCGGCGCCGGCAGCACGCCATCGCGCGCCAGCGCGGCGGCGAGGCGTGCGCGATCGGCCGCCGACTCGCTGAACCGATCGATCGTCACGATCGGCGTCCCCGCGCCAGCCGTGCCGGCCCGCGCCGGCGCGAGGTCGCGGTCGCCGGCGACGTAGAGCGTCGCGGTGCTGTCGAACGGCCGGTAGTTGTCCACCCGCAACACGATGGTCGTCGCGGCGGCCCGTGACACGTCCGTCCAGCCCTGATTGCCGATCGACACGCACCGGCCGAACGTGGTCGCGCGGAACACCGGCAGGTCCGAGGTGTCGACGGGCACGCGGACGGCGCGGGTGGCGTCGATGCGAGCCGCGGACACGGCCCGTCCGCCCGCCGCGATGATGACGAGCGCGAGCCCGTCGCGCACGCGCGCGCGCTCTTCTCCGCCGACGGCAATCGCCGCGGCGTCGGCCGACAGGCTCGCGCGAACCGCCAGCGGCGCTGGGTGCCCGGTGCCCCCGATCGGAACACCCGATTCGACCGCCACGTCCGCATTCTCGGGCGCGAGCTGCTCGAGGGCTCCGGATGCCGCGCCCGCGACGCCGATGGCGACGAGTCCGCGGCGCTCGGCGCCGTAGAACGTGGCCTCGATCCCGAGCGTGGCCAGGCTCGCCGCATCGTCGGGCCCGAAGCCGAAGGCGGCGCCGGGCCGGGCCGCGATCGCGACGACCGTTCCGGCCGGCAGCGAGCGCAGCACCATGTACAAAGGCTCGTCGAGCGCGACCGGCTGAAGCGTGAAGCCGTGATCGGCGAGCAGCGCGGCGCCCGAGTCGAACGCGACGATCGGATGGCCGTCGCCCGCGAAGGCTGCCGCGCGCTCGGGGTCGCGCGGCACCATGCTGATCGTGCGGGTGAGGGCATCGTCTTCGGCGTACAGCTTGTAGAGCACCAACTGATCGATGGCGTATCCCTCCTGCAGGATCCCAGCCCCTGTCGGAAGCCGATCGAACAGTGCGGTCAGGAAGCGGCGTTCGAAGTCACGCCGGTGGTGGTCGTTGGCGGCGTAGTTGGCGCGCAACTGCACCGCGGCGACGAGGACGAGGATGGCGGCTGCCGCGAGGGACGTGCCGCGGGTCCCGCCGCGCGAGAGCGCGTTGCGCGACGCCCGCACGCCCCCGGCGAGCGCGTGCGCGCCGGCGCCAGCGGCTATCCACGCTGCGACGTACGCCGGCGTGAGGAACCCCTCCATGTCGCCGAACACGTTCAGCACGAGCAGCACGACGCCCGTCAGGGCGCCAGCGAGGAGCACGAACGCCGACGGCCGCCGGCGGCCCAGCCACACGAGGCCGATCGCCGCCAGCGGGGCGCCCGTCCATCCGAGCTCGCGCCAGAGCGAGGCGAGCGATTCGGGTACACGGTCGTGCACGACCTCGCCGGCGGTGTAGTGGAACATGTCCGCGGCGAAGCGCCGCGCGGTCACGACGTCCACCAGTTCGCGGAACGAACGCGCAGTCGCCTCGAGTGCGACGGCGCCCTGCGCGGTTCGCAACCACACGTAGCCGTACTGCGCGGCGCCCGCGAGCACGATCGCCGCGACCGCCGCCATGACGCGGGGCCGCAGTACCCGCCGCCAGTCGGTCAGCAGGACGAATGCGACGAGCGACGGCACGACGAACAGGATCGACAGATGGTTGCCGAACGCGAGCGAGGCGAACGCCACGCTGGCGTAGAGCCAGCGATCCGTCCGGAGCGTCGCCCATCGCAGCACCGTCCAGAGCGACAGCGCCGTCAGCGCGCCCGCCAGCGTGTAGACCTCCGCGACCACTGCCTTCGCCCAGAACGCCCGCCCGAAGGCCAGTCCCAGCGCGGCGGCGGCCGCCGCCGCTCTCGTGGCGCCGATTTCCCGTACAGCCAGGTACACCGCGAGCGCAGCCACGACGCCGAAGACGGCGGACATCAGGTTGGCGCGGTAGGCGACCGAGCCGACGGGCAGCCAACTGAACACGTGCCCGAGCAGGACGTAGAGCGGGTATCCCGGTGGATGGGCCGTGCCCAACATCTTCCCCAAGTACTGGAACTTGACGGAGTCGCCGCCCCCGCCGATGTCGGGGAAGAGCGTCTTCGCGTAGACGAGCGCCGCGAGCGCCGCGAGGCCGCAGAGCGTGAGGGCGTCACGCCAGCGGCCGGAGAGTCGTGTCTCGGACACAGTCTGGATGGTAGGACCGGGCGCGGGATTTTGTGAAGCTCGCTGCGCCGGTGGACCTGGTGTGGAGTAAGCTGCGGCCTTCGAGCGCGAGGAGGACGGAATGCAGAAGAGATGGAAACGGTCGGTGATGGTGTCGGCCGTGGCGATCGTCGCCGCTGCCGCCGGCGTGTGGGCAGCCGATCCGCCGGACTTCGTGCCGGACGCGAAGTTCACCGGGTCGTCGCTGACCGGGTGGCGGGTTCTCGGCCAGGCTGACTGGCGGGCGGAGAACGGCGAGCTCGTCGGCCGTGCCAAGGGCGATGCCGGCGGCTGGCTGGTCATGGACAAGGCCTTTCAGGATCTCCAGTTCTTCGCGAACCTGCGTGGCGATGCCGGTAGCCGGACGGGCGTGCTGCTGCGCGCGGAGAAGACCGCGGATGGTGGGATGCGCGGCGTCTACGTATCGTTCGCGGATGGCGATCACGTGTCCTATCGCGTGACGCTCGACGCGCAGGGACGGGAGACGAACCGCGTGCGGATCGGCACGGCGCCGGCGGCTGGTTCACCGGCCGCGACGGCGGCCGCCGCCGCGAAGCTCGCGCCGGGCGACTGGAACCCCGTCAAGATCAACATCTGGAACGAGACCGTGCGCACGTGGCCGGGCGCGGGCGGCGTGTTCGCCGATCAGGAGACCGGCACGTTCGGACCGGTCGCGCTCTACGTGGGAGGCACGGGCGAGGTCCGCTACAAGGACGTCGCGTGGAAGGACGTCAACGTCGTGGAGCTGCCGGACGAGGTCGTGAACAGCCGGTTCACGATCAAGCGGCTGAGCGAGCTGTACTACGGCTGGTCCGCCGTCGCCTCGGACGTCAATCGCGACGGCGCCATGGACATCATCTCGGGCCCGTTCGTCTACTTCGGGCCGAACTTCACGATGCGCCGGATCTACCGGATGGATCGGGTCTACAACCCGGCCACCGAGTACGCCCCGGACATGGTGAACTTCACCCACGACTTCACCGGTGACGGCTACCCCGACGTCCTCGCTTCCGGCTGGGATCGCAAGCTGGGCACGCGGCCCATCGATCTGTACGTCAACCCGAAGGGCGAGCCGCGGCGCTGGAGTCACACGACCGTGATGGCGACGCCGATCTCCGAGAGCGTGCTGATGAAGGACGTCGACGGCGACAGCACGCCGGAGTTCATCTTCGCGGTGGCGGACGGCTACGCGTTCGCGAAGCCGGGGCCGGATCCGGCGCAACCGTGGATCGTGCACAACGTCGCGCCGGCGGGCCAGCGAGGCAACATCCACGGGCTCGGCGGCGTCGGCGACGTGAACGGCGACGGCAAGGCCGACATCGTGACGATCAGCGGCTGGTACGAGCAGCCGGCCGGCGGCGCCACCGTCAAGCCATGGGCGTTCCATCCCTACTCCTTCGGGACGGCGTCCACCGAGATGGGCGTCTTCGACGTCAACGGCGACGGGCTCACCGACGTCGTCGCGAGCCTGAGCGTGCACGGCTGGGGGTTGGCCTGGTACGAACAGAAGAAAGCGGCCGACGGCAGCCGGACGTTCGAGAAGCACGACATCGCGACCGACTACTCCACGAAGAACGCCGGCAACGTCGTGTTCTCGGAGGCGCACGCGGCGCGGTTCGTCGACATGACCGGCGACAAGATCCCCGACTTCGTCGTCGGCAAGCGCTACTGGTCGCACCTCGAGACGTACAACGGCCCGGATCCCTACGGCCCCGCGGCGATCTACGTCTATCGAACGGTGCGGAACGCGAAGGCACCCGGCGGCGCCGAGTTCGTCCCGGAGCTCCTGCACAACCGGGGAGGCGTGGGCTCCGCGTTCGAGGTCGCCGACCTCAACAAGGACGGCAAGCCCGACATCGCCGTCGCCAACGCATACGGCACGCAGGTGCTGCTGAGCAAGTGAGCGGCCGCCATCGAGGGTCTGCACTGCTCACGGCGTGTCGCCGCGGAGTCGCACGCCGGGGCGGCAGACCCTCGCGGCCTCATTCACAGTAGAGTCCCGTGCACTCCGGAGGTGGCGCGCCGGAGGCGGCGCTCACGCTGCCGATCATCGACGGGTGGATCGAGCAGTGATAGTTCGTGCCGTCGGACGGCATCGTGACCTCGGTGCTCGTCGCGCCCGGCGCGATGTCGCCCGTGTCGATCGATCCGTCGTTCAGCACGACGCGGTGCGTGACCGTGTCGTCGTTCTTGAACACGACCGGCTTGCCGCCGGCGGCCGCCGGATTCGGATTGAACGACTGCGCGCCGTTCTCTCGGATGACGTGAACGACGACCGCGTTCGCCGACGGTTCCGTCGGCGACTTGGCCTTGCTGCACGCGCCGCCCAGGATGCTGGTGGCGACGACGGCGCACGTGAGGAGACACACTCGCATAGACCCTCCGCGCAGCCTGTGCGCAAGTCAGGTGCCACGTGGAGGCAAGGCGAGAGAACCCGCGAGGCCGGCGCGGGTTTACGATGGCCGAAACCGCTTACGCGAGACGAGGCCCGTGGCCCCGAAGCCCCGAGGCGAAGAGGCAAGGAGGAGCGCGATGCCCAGTCGTGACACTCGCACCGAAGTGAGCCGGCGTGATCTGTTGCGCGCGAGCGCGCTCGCGCCCGTCGCGCTCGTCAGCCTTGACCGCCTCGACCGCGCCACGCCGGCGGCCGTGGTGCCGCCGCCCTACACGTTGTCGATCAACATCGAGATCATGTTCCGCGCCACGCGGCTCACGAGAGCCGACCGCATCCGGTTCATCGCGGATCGCGGCTTCAAGGCGTACAGCTTCTGGAGCGCCGACGAGGCCGAGCGTGCCGCGATGCTGAAGGCGCAGAAGGAGACAGGGCTGACGTGCGTCAGCCTCGTCGGGACGGGCACCGCCGGTGGGACCACCGGGTTCACCCGACCGGGAGCGGCCGACGCGTTGCTCGGCGAGTTCCGCGAGCGTATCGCCATCGCACGCCAGTTCGGCACGCCCGACCTGATCAGCTTCGTCGGGGAGCTGCAGGCCGACGTCTCGTGGGAGACGCAGCGCACCGGCATCGTGGATGGCTTGAAGCGCGCCGGCGACCTGGCGGCCGCGGCTGGCGTGACGATCACGGTCGAGCCCTTGAGCGTCGGACCGAAGGAGCGGCGCCGCGCGCTGGATCGCACCGCCGAGTGCTATCCGGTGATCCGCGACGTGGGCCACCCGAACGTCAAGGTCTGTTTCGATCTCTACCACTTGCAGCGGACCGAAGGGAATCTCGTGGAGAACCTGCGCCGAGGGTTGCAGGAGCCGTTGATCAAGATCGTCCAGATCGGCGACAACCCCGGCCGGCTCGAGCCTGGCACCGGCGAAATCCACTATCCCTTCGTCTTCAAGGAGCTTCGGCGCTTGAACTACCGCGGCTACCTGGACACCGAGATGGGCACGTCCAGCACGCCCGAGCACGCGATGGACGTGGCGCGCCGGCTGTCCGAGGAGAACTGACCGTGCCGATCGGAGGCTGGCGCGTGTGGCTCGTTGCCGCGCTCGCCGTGAGCGCCACCGCCGTCCGGGGGCAGGAACCGGCCGGCGACGAGGCCGGCTTCACGCCGATCTTCGACGGGCGGACGCTCGCCGGCTGGCGGCTCGTGAACGGACGCGGGCCCGGCTACGTCGTGAAGGATGGCACGATCGTCTGCCCGAAGAACGGCGGCGGCAATCTCTTCACCGAGAAGGCATACGCGGACTTCGTGCTCCGCTTCGAGTTCCGCACCGAGCCCGGCGGGAACAGCGGCATCGGCATCCGCGCGCCCTACGAAGGGACGTCGTCGTCCGAAGGCATGGAGATCCAGATACTGGACGACGGCCATCCCATGTACAAGGGCGTCATCCGCCCCGAGCAGCACCACGGATCGATCTACGATGTCATCCCCGCGCGCACCGGATTCCTGAAGCCGGCGGGCGAGTGGAACAGCGAAGAGATCCGCGCGGACGGACGCCGGATCCGGGTGACGCTCAACGGCGCGATCGTCGTGGACGCGGATCTCGACATCGTCCGCGAGCCGGCCGTGCTCGCGAAGCATCCGGGTCTCGCGCGGCGCGCGGGCCACATCGGCCTGCTGGGGCACGACTCGCTGGTCGAGTTCAGGAACCTGCGGATCAGGCCCCTCGGCTGAGACCCGTGTTCAGCACCCCGCCATGCCTCGTGTTCTGCGTCATCTGATCTGGATCGGCGTCGCGGTGCTCACCGCGTTCGCGCTGGCGGGCATCGCGCTCGACCGCGGCGAGCCGGTCAACAGCATGTGGCTCGTCGTGGCGTCCGTCGGCTGCTACGCCATCGGCTACCGCTTCTACGCGAAATGGATCGCCGCGCGGGTGATGGCGCTCGACGATCGGCGCGCCACGCCGGCCGAGCGGCTTCGCAACGGGCACGACTTCGAGCCCACCAACAAGTGGATCGTGTTCGGCCATCACTTCGCGGCGATCGCCGGGCCCGGCCCGCTCGTCGGCCCGACGCTCGCGGCCCAGTTCGGCTATCTGCCCGGCACGCTGTGGATCATCGTCGGCGCGGTGCTGGCTGGCTGCGTGCAGGACTTCGTGATCCTGTTCGCCTCGATGCGGCGTGACGGCAAGTCGCTCGGGCAGATGGCGAAGGAGGAGATCGGCGCGATCGGCGGCGTCACGGCGCTCGTCACCGTGCTGCTCATCATGATCATCCTGCTCGCCGTCGTCAGCCTCGTCGTGGTCAACGCGCTGCGCGACAGCGCCTGGGGCACGTTCACGATCGCGGCGACGATGCCGATCGCCGTGTTCATGGGCGTGTACCTGCGGTACTGGCGTCCGGGCCGCGTGCTCGAGTGCTCGTTGATCGGCTTCGTGCTGGTCGTCGCGAGCATCGTGGGCGGCCAGGCGGTGGCGGCCTCACCGTCGCTCGCGCCCGTCTTCACCTTGAGCGGCATGACGCTCGCGTGGCTGGTGATCGGCTACGGCTTCCTCGCGAGCGCGCTGCCGGTCTGGCTGCTGCTCGCGCCGCGCGACTACCTCAGCACGTTCGTGAAGCTCGGCGTCGTCCTGCTGCTCGGCCTGGGCATTCTCTGGGTGCGGCCGGATCTCGAGATGCCCGCGCTGACGCAGTTCGTGGACGGCACGGGGCCGGTGTTCAAGGGGAAGATCTTTCCGTTTGCCTTCATCACGATCGCGTGCGGGGCGATCTCGGGCTTCCATGCGCTGATCGCGTCCGGCACCACGCCGAAGCTGATTGCGCGCGAGTGGCACGCGTGGCCCGTCGGCTATGGCGGCATGGCGCTCGAGAGCTTCGTCGCCGTCATGGCGATGATCGCCGCCTGCGTGATGGAGCCTGGCGTGTACTTCGCCGTGAACGCGCCGGCCGGCGTCGTCGGCGCCACGCCGGCTGCGGCGGTGGCGACGATCTCCTCCTGGGGATTCCCGGTGACGGCCGATCAGATGTCCGCGCTGGCGGCCGGCGTCGGCGAGGCCACGCTCTTCGCGCGCACCGGCGGCGCGCCCTCGCTCGCGCTCGGCATGGCGCACATCTTCTCGTCGAGCATCGGCGGCGCCGCGCTCGTCGGGTTCTGGTACCACTTCGCCATCATGTTCGAAGCGCTCTTCATCCTCACGATCATCGACGCCGGCACGCGCGTCGGGCGCTTCATGCTGCAGGATCTGCTCGGGCACGTGTACGCCCCGTTCGCTCGGACGAGCTGGATGCCGAGCGTGCTCGTCTCGAGCGCGCTCGTCGTGCTCGCCTGGGGCTACTTCCTCGTTCAAGGGGTGCTCGATCCGCTCGGCGGGATCAACTCGCTCTGGCCTCTCTTCGGGATCGCCAACCAACTGCTCGCCGCGACGGCGCTCTGCGTGGCGACGACGATCCTCGTCCGCATGCACGGCGCGCGCTACATGTGGGTGACGTGCGTGCCGCTCGCCTGGCTGCTGGCCGCCACGCTCACCGCCGCCTGGCAGAAGGTGCTGTCGCCGATGTCCGCGCTCGGCTTTCTCGCGCAGGCGGCCGAGCTCCAGCAGGCGCTCGACGGCGGCCGCGTGGCCGCCGACCGCATCGCCGCGACGCGCGCGCTGATCTTCAACGCGCGGTTGGACGCGGCCGTCTGCGCGCTCTTCGCCGTGCTGGTCGTCGTGATTGCGGCCGACTCGGTCCGAATCTGGGCGGGCGTGCTGCGCGGAACGCTGCGGCGCACGACCAGCGAGGCGCCCTTCGTGCCCTCGCAACTCGAGCCGGAGGAGCTGTGAGCGCGCGGAGCGCGCTGCGCCGCTTCGTCGGCGGGCCGGCCCGCCAGGCGGCGCGGCTCGTCGTCGATCTGTGTCGCGAGCTGTCGGACGAGCGCGCGTACGAGCGGCATCTCGCGGCGCACCGGACCGCGCACAGCCCGGACGAATGGCGCCGCTTCTGCGACGAGCGCCTGAAGGCCAGGTTCGCGAGAGGCCGCTGCTGCTGAGCCGCCGCAGGCGTGAGATGACGCCAGGCGAGCCGGAGCGCTCGTGACCGCGGCGCCTCGTCCACGCCCGGGATCACCTCACCGCGCGACGCCCTCCAGCCAGTTGACGACGACGCCGAGCGGCTGATTGCCGGGCTCCTCGCCGACCGGCGCTTTCAATCGCACGAACCGGCCATCGGGGCTCACGTCGTAGGTCGGCGGCTGGCCGCCGCGCAGATAGCTGGCTTCGTACAGTTGAACTGGCGGCTTGTAGCGGAACTCACCGGCGCGTTCGGCATTCGCGCCGAGCGAGACGCTCACGGCCATCATTTTGTTCACTTCCAGGTAGAACAGCTCGCGGCCGTCGCGCGACCACACCGGTTCGTCGCCGCCGCTGGGCGACACGCGCACCGGGGCACCCGGCCCGGGATAGGGCCGGACCCACACTTCCTGACGGCCCGTCGCATTCGACGCGTACGCCAGCCATCGCCCGTCGGGAGAGAGCGCGGCACCGGCCCCGCCATCGTTGCCCGGCGTCTCGACCACCGGCGTCGGCCGGGTGCGGGCGTTCGTCGCGAGCGCGAAGGAGACGACGTTCGTGTCGGGCGGACTGATTTCGACGGCCAGCAGCTCGGTGCCGCTCGGCGACCAGCCGACCGGATGAAAGTGGCCGGGCAGCGTGAGGTCGTCGGCGGCCGTGCTGCTCGCGTCGGCGGCAATCGAACGCAACGGCGAGGGCGACACGGTTTCGTACACGATCCGCCGGCCGTCGTTCGTCCAGAGCGGCGTGTAGTGACGCGACGTGGCGCCGTCGAACGTGAGCCGGATCGGCGGGCGCCCTTGCAGATCGTCCACCCACAGGTCGCGGTTGACGATCAGCGCGAGGCGCCGGCCGTCGGGCGAGAAGCGCGGGAACTCGACCGTGCCGAGCGCCGGGTTGACCGGGCCCAGCTCGCGCCCATCGCGATCGACCCACACGGGTGTGCCGCCGGGCTCCTCGACGGCGCCTTCATACACGAGCACGCCCGCGTTGGAGACCGAGAAGAGCGTCATCGAGCCGCCCTCGGGAATCGCTACCGTCTGCACGCGCTCGGCAACGGCGACAGGTTCGCCGCTGACGACGCCGCTCGCCGGATCGAACGGCTGAGCCATCACGGTGCCTTGCCGTCCGAACACGAGGTATCCGGGCGGCGCATATTGGGCTCTCGAATCCGAGTCCATGACGCGCGTGCGCGCGTCGCTGTCGAGCGACGCGAGATACACCGTGTTGCCGGGCTGCGCCGTGTAGAGGAATCGCCGGCCGTCGGGCAGGAAGACCGGCAGCACGTGATGGGTCTCCCTGCGCGCGGCATCCGGCGTCGTGAGCTCGACGAGTTGCCCGCTCCCGGCAGCGAGCCGCGACAAGCCGCCGGTGGCGTGGCCCACGACGATCGTGCCGTCGAGCGCCCAGGCGCCGCCGGCGGCGGCCGGCGCATCGCAGACCGTCTGGACGGTGCCGCTCTCGACGTCGATCTTTTTGAGCTTGCCGTCGGCGAAGAAGCCGAGGGCGCGGCTGTCCGGCGACCAGAAGGGCATCTGGGCGTCGAGCGTGCCTTTCAGCTCGCGGGCGTTGACCGAGTCGAGCGCGCGGATCCAGAGCGCGGCCTGCTCGCCGGGCCGATAGGCGCGGAATGCGACCAGTCGGCCGTCCGGAGAAATGGCCAGGCTCGACCGGGTCGTCGCGGTCGGGAACCTCGCGCCCGGCGGCGGCGCGAGCAGGAAGCGCACGGAGGTCGGCGGGCGGACGGCCGGACGAGCCTGCCACACCAGGAACCCGATCAATCCGGCGACGATCGCGCCGAGGCCGAGCAGCGTGCCGCGCGGCCACGCCGCACGCGCCGGCGCGGGCGGCGGCGCGCCGGCAGGGCGAGCCGTCGCTGGCGCGGCGAGCGCGTCGGCGATCTCGAGCCGCGCGACGCCGATGTCGGAGAGCCGCGCTTGCACGTCCTTGACGAGACACCGCCGCAGCAGCCGGCGAATCGGCTCGGGCGTCTCGAGCGGCAGCGCGCTCCAGTCGGGATCGCTGCGCAGCACGCTGGCCAGCGTGTCGGAAACCGTCTCGCCGTGGAACGCGCGGCGGCCGGTCAGCATCTCGAACAGCACGCAACCGAACGCCCAGATGTCGGCGCGTTTGTCCGCCTGCCGGCCGCGGGCCTGTTCGGGCGCCATGTAGGCCGCCGTGCCGAGAATCACGCCGAGGCGGGTGAGCGCCGGGCTCGTCACCGTCGGCGAGTTGGCCGCCTCGGGCGACGGCACGGCCTGCGCCGCCCCTGCCGGATCGACGAGGCGCGCCAGACCGAAGTCGAGCACCTTCACGGTGCCGTCGGGCCGCAGCTTGATGTTGGCGGGTTTGAGATCGCGGTGGACCACCCCCTGCGCGTGCGCGGCGTCGAGCGCCTCGACGATCTGCCGCGCAATCGGCAGCGCCTCGTCGAGTGGCAGCGGCGCGAACCGCAGCGGCTCGGCGAGCGTCGGCCCGTCCACCAGCTCGAGCACGAGCGCGCGCACGAGATGCGCCGACCCGGCCGTCGCCGCGTCCTCGACGCCGTAGATGGCCGCGATGTTCGGATGATTGAGCGAGGCGAGAATCTGCGCCTCGCGCTCGAACCGCGCGCGCCGATCGGGATCGCGCGCGAACGCTTCCGGCAGGATCTTGAGCGCGACGTCTCGTCCAAGCTTGGTGTCGCGCGCCCGGTACACCTCGCCCATGCCGCCGGCCCCCAGCGGGTGCTGGATCTCGTACGGGCCGACACGCGTACCCTCCGGATAGCTCATCCGTCCACGGATTATACGGGGACGATCGCGTGCGACACCGGACGACGGACGGGCGCCGGAGAAGCTGTCAGCCAGGCGTCGCGTCGCGAGCGCCGACTCACCCTCTACGATCCACGACTCGGTACTCGCACGCGCCGCGGCCCGCGCCGCGCCGGTCGCTCGCAGCGCGGGCCGCGAGCCGCGATCTATCATTCGTCCCGCAGGCATTTTCCACGGAGCACGTCATGACGATGGTCGACGATGCGTTCATTGATCGGCGGGAGTTCCTGAGGATGAGCGGCGCCGCCGGCGTCGCGACGACGATGGCCGGTGCGCGGGCCGGCGCCGCGACGCAGCCCGCGCCGACGCCGTTTCTCGCCGCGCCGCCGCTCGAGACGGTGCGCATCGGGTTCGTCGGCATCGGCTTGCAGGGTGGCAGCCACGTCAACAACCTGCTGCGCATTCCCGGGTGTCGGATCGCGGCCGTCTGCGACACTCGACCGGAGCGCACCGATTGGGCCGCGAAGGCCATCGTCGCGGCGGGCCATCCGCCGCCTGCCATCTACACGCGCGGCCCGCGCGACTTCGAGCGGCTGTGCGAGACGGAGGATCTCGACCTCGTCTACACCGCCACGCCGTGGGAGTGGCACGTGCCCGTGATGCTCGCGGCGATGGCACATGGCAAGCACGCGGCCACCGAAGTGCCGGCGGCGACAACGCTCGAGGATTGCTGGGCGCTCGTCGAGGCGTCCGAGCGGCACGAGCGCCACGCCGTGATGATGGAGAACTGCAACTACGACCGCATGGAGCTGATGGTGTTCAACATGAGCCGGCAGGGCGTCTTCGGAGAGCTGCTGCACGCCGAAGGCGGCTACCTGCACGACCTGCGGGCGATCAAGTGGGACACGAAGAACGAGGGGCTGTGGCGCCGCGCCTGGTCGGCGAAGCTGAACGGCAACCTGTATCCGACGCACGGGCTCGGGCCGCTCGCCAACTGCCTCGACATCAACCGCGGCGACCGCTTCGACTACCTCGTGTCGATGAGCGGACCTTCGCGGGGCCTGCAGGACTGGGCGCGCGAACACTTCCCGGCGGACGCGCCCCAGCGCCGCGAGTCGTTCGTGCTCGGCGACGTCAACACGAGCCTGATGAAAACGGCCAACGGCCGGACGCTCCTGGTGCAGCACTGCACGAACCTGCCGCGGCCGTACAGCCGGATCCACATGCTGCAGGGGACGAAGGGGCTGTTCGAGGGCTATCCCAACCGGGCGTACGTCGAAGGACGCGGCAAGCTGGATCAGTGGGTGCCGGCAGAGGATCTGCTCGCCGAGTTCGAGCATCCGCTCTGGGCCGGCATGGCCGCGCGGTCGTCGGGCGCGGGGCACGGCGGCATGGACTTCATCGAGGACTACCGGCTCGTCACGTGCCTGCGCGAAGGGCGACCCACCGACATGAACGTCTACGACGCTGCGGCGCTGAGCGCCGTCGTCGAGGCGAGCGTGCGGTCGGTCGCGTCCGGAAGCCGGCCGGTCGATCTGCCGGACTTCACCCGCGGACGCTGGCGGACGAACCCGAAGCTCGACATCCTTCGCGCCTGAGGTCCAGCGGTGGCCGACATCGTCGCTCTCGTCCTGGCACGCGGGCTGGGACGTCGCATGCGCGAGGACGCAACCGCAGCGGACGTCCCGCTGACGGCCGCGCAGGACGCGGCGGCGCGCGCCGGGCTGAAGGG
It includes:
- a CDS encoding carbon starvation protein A, which gives rise to MPRVLRHLIWIGVAVLTAFALAGIALDRGEPVNSMWLVVASVGCYAIGYRFYAKWIAARVMALDDRRATPAERLRNGHDFEPTNKWIVFGHHFAAIAGPGPLVGPTLAAQFGYLPGTLWIIVGAVLAGCVQDFVILFASMRRDGKSLGQMAKEEIGAIGGVTALVTVLLIMIILLAVVSLVVVNALRDSAWGTFTIAATMPIAVFMGVYLRYWRPGRVLECSLIGFVLVVASIVGGQAVAASPSLAPVFTLSGMTLAWLVIGYGFLASALPVWLLLAPRDYLSTFVKLGVVLLLGLGILWVRPDLEMPALTQFVDGTGPVFKGKIFPFAFITIACGAISGFHALIASGTTPKLIAREWHAWPVGYGGMALESFVAVMAMIAACVMEPGVYFAVNAPAGVVGATPAAAVATISSWGFPVTADQMSALAAGVGEATLFARTGGAPSLALGMAHIFSSSIGGAALVGFWYHFAIMFEALFILTIIDAGTRVGRFMLQDLLGHVYAPFARTSWMPSVLVSSALVVLAWGYFLVQGVLDPLGGINSLWPLFGIANQLLAATALCVATTILVRMHGARYMWVTCVPLAWLLAATLTAAWQKVLSPMSALGFLAQAAELQQALDGGRVAADRIAATRALIFNARLDAAVCALFAVLVVVIAADSVRIWAGVLRGTLRRTTSEAPFVPSQLEPEEL
- a CDS encoding protein kinase translates to MSYPEGTRVGPYEIQHPLGAGGMGEVYRARDTKLGRDVALKILPEAFARDPDRRARFEREAQILASLNHPNIAAIYGVEDAATAGSAHLVRALVLELVDGPTLAEPLRFAPLPLDEALPIARQIVEALDAAHAQGVVHRDLKPANIKLRPDGTVKVLDFGLARLVDPAGAAQAVPSPEAANSPTVTSPALTRLGVILGTAAYMAPEQARGRQADKRADIWAFGCVLFEMLTGRRAFHGETVSDTLASVLRSDPDWSALPLETPEPIRRLLRRCLVKDVQARLSDIGVARLEIADALAAPATARPAGAPPPAPARAAWPRGTLLGLGAIVAGLIGFLVWQARPAVRPPTSVRFLLAPPPGARFPTATTRSSLAISPDGRLVAFRAYRPGEQAALWIRALDSVNARELKGTLDAQMPFWSPDSRALGFFADGKLKKIDVESGTVQTVCDAPAAAGGAWALDGTIVVGHATGGLSRLAAGSGQLVELTTPDAARRETHHVLPVFLPDGRRFLYTAQPGNTVYLASLDSDARTRVMDSDSRAQYAPPGYLVFGRQGTVMAQPFDPASGVVSGEPVAVAERVQTVAIPEGGSMTLFSVSNAGVLVYEGAVEEPGGTPVWVDRDGRELGPVNPALGTVEFPRFSPDGRRLALIVNRDLWVDDLQGRPPIRLTFDGATSRHYTPLWTNDGRRIVYETVSPSPLRSIAADASSTAADDLTLPGHFHPVGWSPSGTELLAVEISPPDTNVVSFALATNARTRPTPVVETPGNDGGAGAALSPDGRWLAYASNATGRQEVWVRPYPGPGAPVRVSPSGGDEPVWSRDGRELFYLEVNKMMAVSVSLGANAERAGEFRYKPPVQLYEASYLRGGQPPTYDVSPDGRFVRLKAPVGEEPGNQPLGVVVNWLEGVAR
- a CDS encoding Gfo/Idh/MocA family oxidoreductase; translation: MSGAAGVATTMAGARAGAATQPAPTPFLAAPPLETVRIGFVGIGLQGGSHVNNLLRIPGCRIAAVCDTRPERTDWAAKAIVAAGHPPPAIYTRGPRDFERLCETEDLDLVYTATPWEWHVPVMLAAMAHGKHAATEVPAATTLEDCWALVEASERHERHAVMMENCNYDRMELMVFNMSRQGVFGELLHAEGGYLHDLRAIKWDTKNEGLWRRAWSAKLNGNLYPTHGLGPLANCLDINRGDRFDYLVSMSGPSRGLQDWAREHFPADAPQRRESFVLGDVNTSLMKTANGRTLLVQHCTNLPRPYSRIHMLQGTKGLFEGYPNRAYVEGRGKLDQWVPAEDLLAEFEHPLWAGMAARSSGAGHGGMDFIEDYRLVTCLREGRPTDMNVYDAAALSAVVEASVRSVASGSRPVDLPDFTRGRWRTNPKLDILRA